In Hyphomicrobiales bacterium, a single window of DNA contains:
- a CDS encoding ABC transporter ATP-binding protein: protein MSLKPALELRNVTRTFGVGETALTIFRNQSLTIRAGEVVALIGQSGSGKSSLLHMAGLLERPTTGEVLIAGQNCTQMNDAARTRVRRIGIGFVYQFHHLLPEFSALENVIMPQLIAGASEKAATLRANDLLGRLGLSKRATHRPAEMSGGEQQRVAIARALANRPLLLLADEPTGNLDPGTAELVHHEFMRLIHDEGLGALIATHNIELGRRMTRLVHLEGGQLVES, encoded by the coding sequence ATGAGCCTGAAACCTGCCCTTGAACTGCGCAACGTGACCCGCACCTTCGGCGTGGGCGAAACAGCGCTGACCATTTTCCGCAACCAGTCGCTGACCATCCGGGCCGGCGAGGTGGTGGCGCTCATCGGGCAATCAGGCTCCGGCAAGTCGTCGCTGCTGCACATGGCGGGCCTGCTGGAACGGCCCACCACGGGTGAGGTCCTGATCGCCGGGCAGAATTGCACGCAGATGAACGATGCGGCCCGCACGCGCGTGCGCCGGATCGGCATCGGCTTTGTCTATCAGTTCCATCACCTGCTGCCGGAATTCTCGGCGCTGGAAAACGTCATCATGCCGCAACTCATCGCAGGCGCGAGCGAGAAGGCGGCGACCTTGCGGGCCAATGATCTGCTGGGGCGATTGGGCCTGAGCAAGCGGGCGACGCACCGGCCTGCGGAAATGTCCGGCGGCGAACAGCAGCGCGTGGCCATTGCGCGGGCACTCGCCAACCGCCCGCTGCTGCTGCTGGCGGACGAGCCCACGGGCAATCTCGATCCCGGCACGGCGGAACTGGTGCATCACGAATTCATGCGGCTCATCCACGATGAAGGACTGGGGGCGCTGATCGCCACCCACAACATCGAGCTTGGCCGGCGCATGACACGCCTCGTCCATCTTGAGGGCGGGCAATTGGTCGAAAGCTGA
- a CDS encoding lytic transglycosylase domain-containing protein: MAWRVATAATLLAALLVDQAATAATPKPSREEFAKTVCTAAEQRAGQYALSPQFLVRLLWKESMFDPNAVSPKGAQGLAQFMPATADRRGLADPFDPIAAVGASASYLADLKKNLETSA, translated from the coding sequence ATGGCCTGGCGCGTTGCCACCGCCGCCACGCTTCTGGCCGCTCTGCTGGTGGATCAGGCCGCAACCGCCGCCACGCCCAAGCCGAGCCGCGAAGAATTCGCCAAGACGGTTTGCACCGCGGCCGAACAGCGGGCCGGGCAATATGCACTGTCGCCGCAGTTTCTGGTTCGTCTCCTGTGGAAGGAAAGCATGTTCGACCCCAATGCCGTGAGCCCGAAGGGGGCGCAAGGGCTGGCGCAGTTCATGCCGGCCACCGCCGACCGCCGGGGATTGGCCGACCCGTTTGATCCGATTGCCGCCGTGGGAGCGTCGGCCAGTTATCTGGCGGACCTCAAAAAGAATTTGGAAACCTCGGCTTAG